Proteins co-encoded in one Arthrobacter globiformis genomic window:
- a CDS encoding CoA-acylating methylmalonate-semialdehyde dehydrogenase — translation MVRELSHYIGGRRVDGTSGRYGDVFDPCTGEVQAKVPLAGAEEVRNAVANAEKAQPEWGAMNAQRRGRILLKFVDLVNENMDELAALLSSEHGKTLADARGDIQRGIEVVEFAAGAPHLLKGEFSDDAGAGIDVHSMRQPLGVVAGITPFNFPAMIPLWKSGPALAAGNAFILKPSERDPSVPLRLAELYSQAGVPDGVFNVVNGDKEAVDALLEDGRVQAIGFVGSTPIAQYIYATAAAHGKRAQCFGGAKNHMVIMPDADLDMAADALIGAGYGSAGERCMAVSVAVPVGEETANSLVARLQERIKSLKVGHSLAKDSDFGPVVTPAAKERIEGYIKSGEEEGASLLVDGRGLAVDGYDGGFWVGPTLFDNVTKDMKIYREEIFGPVLSVLRASDYNEALRLCSENEFGNGVAIFTRDGDAARDFASRVQVGMVGINVPIPVPIAYYTFGGWKASGFGDLNQHGADAFRFYTKTKTVTSRWPSGIRQGASFIMPEGS, via the coding sequence ATGGTTCGCGAACTTTCCCACTACATTGGCGGGCGGCGGGTAGACGGCACGTCCGGCCGGTACGGCGATGTCTTTGATCCCTGCACCGGAGAGGTCCAGGCCAAGGTGCCGCTGGCGGGCGCGGAGGAAGTCCGCAACGCCGTCGCGAACGCCGAAAAGGCCCAGCCGGAGTGGGGCGCCATGAACGCCCAGCGGCGCGGCCGCATCCTGCTCAAATTCGTGGACCTCGTAAATGAGAACATGGACGAGCTGGCCGCCCTCCTGTCCTCGGAGCACGGGAAGACCCTCGCCGACGCGAGGGGCGACATCCAGCGCGGCATCGAGGTGGTGGAGTTCGCCGCCGGCGCCCCGCACCTGCTCAAGGGCGAGTTCTCCGACGACGCCGGCGCGGGCATCGACGTGCACTCCATGCGCCAGCCGCTGGGCGTGGTTGCAGGCATCACGCCCTTCAACTTCCCGGCCATGATCCCGCTGTGGAAGTCCGGACCCGCGCTCGCGGCAGGCAACGCTTTCATCCTCAAGCCGTCCGAACGCGATCCGTCCGTGCCGCTGCGCCTGGCCGAGCTCTACTCCCAGGCTGGGGTGCCGGACGGAGTCTTCAACGTGGTCAACGGCGACAAGGAAGCCGTGGACGCGCTGCTCGAGGATGGGCGCGTGCAGGCGATCGGCTTCGTGGGTTCCACCCCGATCGCCCAGTACATCTACGCCACGGCGGCGGCGCACGGCAAGCGGGCGCAATGCTTCGGCGGCGCCAAGAACCACATGGTGATCATGCCGGACGCAGACCTGGACATGGCCGCCGATGCCCTGATCGGGGCTGGCTACGGGTCGGCCGGGGAACGCTGCATGGCAGTTTCCGTGGCCGTTCCTGTGGGGGAGGAGACCGCGAACAGCCTTGTGGCACGGCTGCAGGAACGGATCAAGTCCCTGAAGGTGGGCCACAGCCTGGCCAAGGACTCCGACTTCGGACCGGTGGTAACGCCAGCCGCCAAGGAGCGGATCGAGGGATACATCAAATCCGGCGAGGAGGAGGGCGCCTCGCTCCTGGTGGACGGCCGCGGCCTGGCCGTGGACGGCTATGACGGCGGGTTCTGGGTTGGTCCCACGCTGTTCGACAACGTCACCAAGGACATGAAGATCTACCGCGAGGAGATCTTCGGCCCCGTGCTCAGCGTCCTCCGCGCATCCGACTACAACGAGGCCCTCCGGCTCTGCAGCGAGAACGAGTTCGGGAACGGCGTGGCCATCTTCACCCGCGACGGGGACGCGGCCCGGGACTTCGCCAGCCGGGTGCAGGTGGGCATGGTGGGCATCAATGTCCCCATTCCGGTGCCCATTGCCTACTACACCTTCGGCGGCTGGAAGGCATCCGGATTCGGCGACCTCAACCAGCACGGCGCCGACGCCTTCCGCTTCTACACGAAGACCAAGACCGTGACCTCACGCTGGCCCTCCGGCATCCGGCAGGGCGCCAGCTTCATCATGCCGGAAGGAAGCTGA
- a CDS encoding LacI family DNA-binding transcriptional regulator — MARTTERAQRGGHSGVSIEDVAAAAGVSTATVSRAVRGLPRVSPATREKILEVATALGYVASSSASGLATGRTKTIGVLAPFVSRWFFSKAIEGADRELHARQYNLSLFNLGGHGSHRERLFSKTMVYKQIDALLVLCMALTRDELEHLQKIDIPLVVVGGHVEECAYIGIDDYAAASTAVKHLIELGHRDIALLHGDDETDLNFDVPRVRILAFQDVMTAAGLDVRPEWDEWGDFTLRSGQEAIRRLWAQPGAKPTAIFCASDEMAMGVIFEAQRVGVRVPEELSVIGIDDHDFSDAVGLTTVGQRPDEQAELGTKMLLDELLGIPGSVRSSVAPHRLIVRRTTAPPRSS; from the coding sequence GTGGCGCGCACTACTGAAAGGGCACAGCGCGGTGGCCACTCAGGAGTCAGTATCGAAGACGTGGCGGCGGCCGCCGGCGTCTCCACGGCGACCGTTTCCCGAGCCGTGCGCGGCCTGCCCCGCGTCTCGCCGGCCACCCGGGAAAAAATCCTTGAGGTGGCCACGGCGCTGGGTTACGTCGCCTCATCCTCGGCGTCCGGGCTTGCCACCGGGCGCACCAAGACCATCGGCGTGCTGGCTCCGTTTGTGAGCCGGTGGTTCTTCTCGAAGGCCATCGAGGGCGCTGACCGCGAACTGCATGCCCGGCAGTACAACCTTTCCCTCTTCAACCTCGGGGGCCACGGCAGCCACCGCGAGCGGCTCTTCAGCAAGACCATGGTCTACAAGCAGATCGACGCCCTCCTGGTCCTGTGTATGGCGCTGACCCGGGACGAGCTGGAGCATCTGCAGAAGATCGACATTCCGCTGGTGGTGGTCGGCGGCCACGTGGAGGAATGCGCCTACATCGGCATCGACGACTACGCGGCAGCCTCCACCGCCGTCAAGCACCTGATCGAACTCGGCCACAGGGACATTGCGCTGCTGCACGGCGACGACGAAACGGACCTCAACTTCGATGTTCCGCGGGTCCGCATCCTGGCCTTCCAGGACGTCATGACGGCCGCGGGCCTTGACGTCCGGCCCGAGTGGGATGAGTGGGGAGACTTCACCCTCCGCAGCGGCCAGGAAGCGATCCGGCGCCTGTGGGCCCAGCCCGGTGCAAAACCGACCGCCATCTTCTGCGCGTCCGATGAAATGGCCATGGGGGTCATCTTCGAAGCGCAGCGTGTCGGCGTCCGGGTTCCGGAGGAGCTGTCCGTGATCGGCATCGACGACCACGATTTTTCCGACGCCGTCGGCCTCACCACAGTGGGGCAACGGCCCGACGAGCAGGCAGAGCTTGGTACCAAGATGCTGCTCGATGAACTCCTGGGGATCCCGGGTTCGGTACGGTCCTCCGTCGCCCCGCACCGCCTCATAGTCAGACGCACGACGGCGCCTCCCCGGTCCTCCTAG
- a CDS encoding glycoside hydrolase family 13 protein, whose amino-acid sequence MTHRPITTPASETAAWWAHAVVYQIYPRSFSDGNGDGMGDLPGVTARLPYLQQLGVDAVWLSPFYRSPQADGGYDVADYRQVDPAFGTLADFDSMLDEAHSRGLKVIVDLVPNHTSDEHVWFQEALAAEPGSAARERYMFRPGKDEVPGSGDGNIAPNNWKSIFGGPAWTRTTNADGSPGDWYLHLFDTKQPDLNWENPEVWEEMRSVLRFWLDRGVDGFRVDVAHGMVKEAGLPDWEGVAAMVEGSAEAAHVTDPPGAHGETVEPHTAHASPSGAGSGAADLGAGDLGAGDLGAGAGSGAAMGSEHEPVSPLYPPSPFFDQDGVHDIYRDWNRVLAGYDGDRMLVAEAWVEPAERLARYIRPDEMQQAFNFDFLLAGWDAQRMAVAIEDSLEAAASVGAPSTWVLSNHDTVRHPSRFGLQNPTTFPKGIAAEDEQPDAALGLARARAATLVSLALPGSAYIYQGEELGLPEHTTLPAEARQDPTFFRTNGIERGRDGCRVPLPWKSEAPGYGFAEASAAQDPAAPWLPQPESFEYLAADRQDGVKGSTLELYRSALTARRSHGLGSGTFCWADNHDPELGVLAFHNRDVLVVANTGAEPTPVPDGYRVALSSAEESGADEAVVGPNSAAYLVAG is encoded by the coding sequence ATGACCCACCGCCCGATCACCACGCCGGCTTCCGAGACAGCGGCGTGGTGGGCCCACGCAGTTGTTTACCAGATCTATCCGCGTTCCTTCTCGGATGGGAATGGTGACGGCATGGGTGACCTGCCCGGCGTCACGGCACGCCTGCCCTACCTGCAGCAGCTCGGTGTCGATGCCGTCTGGCTCTCGCCGTTCTACCGGTCCCCGCAGGCCGACGGCGGCTACGACGTCGCTGATTACCGGCAGGTGGACCCGGCGTTCGGTACGCTGGCCGACTTCGACTCCATGCTGGACGAGGCGCACAGCCGCGGACTGAAAGTGATCGTCGACCTGGTGCCCAACCACACGTCCGATGAACATGTGTGGTTCCAGGAGGCCCTTGCGGCGGAACCCGGCTCGGCCGCCAGGGAGCGCTACATGTTCCGGCCGGGGAAGGACGAGGTTCCCGGCTCCGGCGACGGAAACATCGCGCCCAACAACTGGAAATCCATCTTCGGCGGACCGGCCTGGACGCGGACCACGAACGCGGACGGCTCCCCCGGCGACTGGTACCTGCACCTGTTCGACACGAAGCAGCCGGACCTCAACTGGGAAAACCCCGAGGTCTGGGAGGAGATGCGTTCCGTGCTCCGCTTCTGGCTGGACCGGGGTGTGGACGGCTTCCGGGTGGATGTGGCCCACGGGATGGTGAAGGAGGCTGGCCTTCCGGACTGGGAAGGCGTGGCTGCCATGGTGGAAGGCTCCGCCGAAGCCGCCCACGTGACGGATCCCCCTGGCGCCCACGGAGAGACCGTGGAACCGCATACGGCGCACGCTTCTCCGTCCGGCGCCGGCTCAGGTGCCGCCGATTTGGGGGCCGGTGATTTGGGGGCCGGTGATTTGGGGGCCGGTGCCGGCTCAGGTGCCGCGATGGGCTCGGAACACGAGCCCGTATCGCCGCTGTATCCCCCGTCGCCGTTCTTCGACCAGGACGGCGTCCATGACATCTACCGTGACTGGAACCGGGTCCTGGCCGGATACGACGGCGACCGCATGCTGGTGGCCGAGGCGTGGGTTGAACCCGCGGAACGGCTCGCCCGGTACATCCGCCCGGACGAGATGCAGCAGGCCTTCAACTTCGACTTCCTCCTGGCCGGCTGGGATGCCCAGCGGATGGCCGTGGCCATCGAGGACTCCCTCGAGGCCGCAGCATCCGTAGGGGCGCCGTCCACGTGGGTCCTGAGCAACCACGACACGGTGCGCCACCCGAGCCGCTTCGGCCTGCAAAACCCCACCACCTTCCCCAAGGGCATTGCCGCGGAGGACGAGCAACCCGATGCAGCCCTGGGCCTGGCCCGTGCCCGGGCCGCCACGCTGGTGTCCCTGGCCCTCCCCGGCTCCGCCTACATTTATCAGGGCGAGGAGCTTGGCCTCCCCGAGCACACCACGCTGCCCGCCGAAGCCCGCCAGGACCCCACGTTCTTCCGGACCAACGGCATCGAGCGCGGGCGCGACGGCTGCCGGGTGCCGCTGCCCTGGAAATCCGAAGCGCCCGGGTATGGCTTTGCAGAGGCATCCGCTGCGCAGGACCCGGCCGCGCCCTGGCTGCCCCAGCCCGAATCCTTCGAATACCTGGCCGCCGACAGGCAGGACGGCGTCAAGGGCTCCACACTGGAGCTGTACCGGTCCGCGCTCACCGCACGCCGGAGCCATGGGCTGGGGTCCGGAACGTTCTGCTGGGCGGATAACCACGATCCCGAACTGGGCGTCCTGGCCTTCCACAACCGTGATGTCCTGGTGGTCGCCAACACGGGGGCGGAGCCGACGCCGGTCCCCGACGGCTACCGGGTGGCACTGTCCAGCGCCGAGGAATCAGGCGCTGATGAAGCCGTGGTTGGGCCCAACAGCGCGGCCTACCTGGTGGCCGGATAA
- a CDS encoding DUF2273 domain-containing protein — MSPTVVGIAVGAFVAFMSLQFGLWGFLISLLFMGIGALLGRAAEGKLDLRSVIDAITGRRSSS; from the coding sequence GTGAGCCCCACTGTCGTCGGAATCGCAGTCGGCGCCTTCGTGGCCTTCATGTCACTACAGTTCGGCCTCTGGGGCTTTCTGATCTCCCTGCTGTTCATGGGAATCGGTGCGCTCCTGGGCCGCGCCGCAGAAGGGAAACTGGACCTGCGCAGCGTCATCGATGCCATCACTGGCCGGCGCTCGTCCTCATGA
- a CDS encoding ABC transporter substrate-binding protein, with amino-acid sequence MKTPKFLLPVATAGVLALTLSACGGGGGGGTTGGGAGGGDAANNLDGRGPITYVQGKDNSNVVRPLIAKWNAAHPNEKVTFKEQTDQADQQHDDIVQHFQAKDASYDVVDVDVVWTAEFAAKGWLQPLKDKMAFDTSAMLKPTVDSATYKGTLYAAPQTSDGALLYYRKDLVPTAPKTWDEMMGMCSIAKQNNIGCYAGQFSKYEGLTVNASEAINSAGGTVLDADGKPSLNTDQAKAGLENLAKAYADGNIPKEGITFQEEQSRQAFQSGKLLFHRNWPYVYNLATTEGSSAVKDKLGIAPIPGKDGPGASTLGGHSMAVSVYSKNKATALDFLKFMTSEETEKFYATQGSLAPVLGSLYTDAALVKKLPYLPVLKTSIENAVPRPVTPFYPAVTKAIQDNAYSAIKGEKPVDTALSDMQKSIESAGAGS; translated from the coding sequence ATGAAAACCCCTAAGTTCTTACTCCCGGTTGCCACTGCCGGTGTGCTTGCCCTGACCCTGTCTGCCTGTGGCGGCGGCGGCGGGGGCGGCACCACGGGCGGCGGCGCCGGGGGAGGCGACGCCGCCAACAACTTGGACGGCCGCGGTCCCATCACGTACGTCCAGGGCAAGGACAACAGCAACGTCGTTCGCCCGCTGATCGCGAAATGGAACGCCGCCCACCCGAACGAGAAGGTGACCTTCAAGGAGCAGACGGACCAAGCCGACCAGCAGCACGACGACATCGTGCAGCACTTCCAGGCCAAGGATGCCAGCTACGACGTCGTGGACGTTGACGTCGTGTGGACCGCAGAGTTCGCGGCCAAGGGATGGCTCCAGCCGCTGAAGGACAAGATGGCCTTCGACACCAGCGCCATGTTGAAGCCGACCGTCGACAGTGCCACGTATAAGGGAACGCTGTACGCGGCGCCGCAGACCTCCGACGGGGCCCTGCTGTACTACCGTAAGGACCTGGTCCCCACCGCACCGAAGACGTGGGACGAGATGATGGGCATGTGCTCCATCGCCAAGCAGAACAACATTGGCTGCTACGCCGGGCAGTTCAGCAAGTATGAGGGCCTGACCGTCAACGCTTCGGAGGCCATCAACTCCGCCGGGGGCACCGTCCTGGATGCGGACGGCAAGCCCAGCCTGAACACCGACCAGGCCAAGGCGGGCCTGGAGAACCTGGCCAAGGCCTACGCCGACGGCAACATCCCGAAGGAAGGCATCACCTTCCAGGAGGAGCAGAGCCGCCAGGCGTTCCAGAGCGGAAAGCTCCTCTTCCACCGAAACTGGCCCTACGTCTACAACCTGGCGACCACTGAAGGTTCCTCGGCGGTGAAGGACAAGCTGGGCATCGCCCCGATCCCGGGCAAGGACGGCCCCGGTGCCTCCACTCTGGGCGGCCACAGCATGGCTGTCAGCGTCTACTCCAAGAACAAGGCGACTGCCCTGGACTTCCTGAAGTTCATGACGTCCGAGGAGACCGAGAAGTTCTATGCGACCCAGGGTTCACTGGCTCCGGTGCTGGGCAGCCTCTACACTGACGCTGCCCTGGTGAAGAAGCTACCGTACCTGCCGGTGCTGAAGACCTCCATTGAGAACGCCGTGCCGCGTCCGGTCACGCCGTTCTACCCGGCGGTCACCAAGGCGATCCAGGACAACGCTTATTCGGCGATCAAGGGCGAGAAGCCCGTGGACACTGCACTGTCTGACATGCAGAAGTCCATCGAATCCGCCGGTGCGGGATCGTAG
- a CDS encoding Asp23/Gls24 family envelope stress response protein, protein MEYQNPQTAADRADPALTPAAAGGRTVISETAVAKVAGIAARAVPGVYSLGTGSSRALGAIRDAVGSSDHAAGVHAEVGETQVAVDITLVAVYGTPLHPLANQVRASVYSAVEKLVGLQVIEVNVEINDVYIAPPVKPAGAPAVAEREAVL, encoded by the coding sequence ATGGAATACCAGAATCCACAAACCGCCGCCGATCGAGCGGACCCTGCCCTGACGCCGGCCGCAGCCGGCGGGCGGACCGTGATCTCCGAGACCGCAGTGGCCAAAGTCGCCGGGATCGCGGCCCGGGCCGTGCCCGGCGTGTACTCCCTGGGAACCGGTTCCTCCCGGGCGCTCGGAGCCATCAGGGACGCGGTGGGCAGCTCCGATCATGCTGCAGGGGTGCACGCCGAGGTCGGCGAAACCCAGGTCGCAGTAGACATAACGCTGGTGGCCGTCTACGGCACTCCGCTGCATCCCCTGGCCAACCAGGTACGGGCCAGCGTCTATTCGGCCGTCGAGAAACTCGTGGGCCTGCAGGTCATCGAGGTGAACGTCGAGATCAATGACGTCTACATTGCACCGCCTGTGAAGCCGGCGGGTGCGCCCGCTGTCGCTGAAAGGGAGGCGGTCCTGTGA
- a CDS encoding exodeoxyribonuclease III, whose amino-acid sequence MKIATWNVNSLRARADRVEAWLQRSDCDVLAIQETKCKDDNFPWELFERMGYEVAHFGVNQWNGVAIASRVGLDDVERGFTDQPHFGKAGKEPVQEARAMAATCGGVRVWSLYVPNGRSLDDEHMPYKLKWLDSLKNHAAGWISEDPSAQVALMGDWNIAPTDDDVWDIDLFLTQGYTHVSEPERAAFRAFESVGYSDVVRPHTPGPGVYTYWDYTQLRFPKKEGMRIDFVLASPALASRVSGASIDREERKGKGASDHAPVIVELTD is encoded by the coding sequence GTGAAGATAGCTACCTGGAATGTGAACTCGCTGCGTGCCCGTGCCGACCGTGTGGAGGCGTGGCTGCAGCGCTCCGACTGCGACGTCCTGGCCATCCAGGAAACCAAGTGCAAGGACGACAACTTTCCGTGGGAGCTGTTCGAGCGCATGGGCTACGAGGTGGCGCACTTCGGCGTAAACCAGTGGAACGGTGTGGCCATCGCCTCGCGCGTGGGCCTGGACGACGTCGAACGCGGCTTCACGGACCAGCCGCACTTCGGCAAGGCGGGCAAGGAACCGGTCCAGGAAGCCCGCGCCATGGCCGCTACCTGCGGCGGAGTCCGGGTCTGGAGCCTCTACGTCCCCAACGGCCGCTCCCTCGACGACGAGCACATGCCCTACAAGCTCAAGTGGCTTGATTCCCTGAAGAACCACGCGGCAGGCTGGATCTCCGAGGACCCGTCCGCGCAGGTCGCGCTGATGGGCGACTGGAACATCGCGCCCACGGACGATGACGTCTGGGACATCGACCTGTTCCTCACCCAGGGCTACACCCACGTCAGCGAACCGGAGCGCGCCGCGTTCCGCGCCTTCGAGTCCGTGGGCTACTCCGACGTCGTGCGCCCGCACACCCCGGGCCCGGGCGTCTACACGTACTGGGACTACACCCAGCTGCGCTTCCCCAAGAAGGAGGGCATGCGGATCGACTTCGTGCTCGCCTCGCCTGCCCTCGCCTCGCGGGTCTCCGGCGCGTCGATCGACCGGGAGGAACGCAAGGGCAAGGGCGCGTCCGACCACGCACCGGTGATTGTGGAACTGACCGACTGA
- a CDS encoding carbohydrate ABC transporter permease, translating to MATEVGPTPVKAPASGGAPIHHGPKGVGEDNKILSQGKWASWLLAPTIIALAVVIVYPIVSAIVMSFQKDAGLDPATGLFTAGGPAGVQNYVNWIAQQCSAPAGGTVACPPGTLGAQFWSATATTFFFTVVTVAFETVLGFWMAMIMARTFKGRSMVRAAVLVPWAIPTAVTAKLWFFIFAFEGIANKMFNTSILWTGSEWPAKWAVVIADVWKTTPFMALLILAGLQMIPAEVYEAAKVDGATAWQRFRLITLPLVKPALMVAILFRTLDALRMFDLPYILTGGANNTTTLSILVINQIRQGFNAAAALSTITFIIIFLVAFIFVRFLGANVVEQSGATGKGKK from the coding sequence ATGGCAACCGAAGTAGGCCCGACGCCGGTCAAGGCACCGGCGTCGGGCGGCGCCCCGATCCACCACGGCCCCAAGGGCGTGGGTGAGGATAACAAGATTCTCAGTCAGGGGAAGTGGGCCTCGTGGCTCCTTGCCCCGACCATCATCGCCCTTGCCGTGGTGATCGTTTACCCGATCGTCAGCGCAATCGTGATGTCCTTCCAGAAGGATGCCGGCCTCGATCCCGCGACCGGCCTCTTTACCGCAGGCGGGCCGGCAGGCGTCCAGAACTACGTCAACTGGATCGCCCAGCAGTGTTCCGCCCCTGCCGGCGGAACGGTGGCTTGCCCGCCGGGCACGCTTGGTGCACAGTTCTGGTCGGCCACGGCAACAACGTTCTTCTTCACCGTGGTCACCGTCGCCTTCGAAACCGTTCTGGGTTTCTGGATGGCAATGATCATGGCCCGCACCTTCAAGGGCCGGAGCATGGTCCGCGCCGCTGTACTGGTGCCGTGGGCCATCCCCACGGCCGTCACCGCGAAGCTCTGGTTCTTCATCTTCGCGTTTGAAGGCATCGCCAACAAGATGTTCAACACCTCGATCCTGTGGACCGGCAGCGAATGGCCGGCGAAGTGGGCAGTGGTGATCGCGGACGTCTGGAAGACGACGCCGTTCATGGCTTTGCTGATCCTGGCCGGACTCCAGATGATCCCGGCCGAGGTTTACGAGGCTGCCAAGGTCGACGGCGCCACCGCCTGGCAGCGCTTCAGGCTGATCACGCTCCCGCTGGTGAAGCCCGCCCTGATGGTGGCCATCCTGTTCCGCACGCTGGACGCGCTGCGCATGTTTGACCTTCCGTACATCCTGACGGGCGGGGCGAACAACACCACCACGCTGTCCATCCTGGTGATCAACCAAATCAGGCAAGGGTTCAATGCCGCCGCGGCGTTGTCGACCATCACCTTCATCATCATCTTTCTTGTCGCGTTCATCTTTGTCCGGTTCCTCGGGGCAAATGTTGTTGAACAGAGCGGCGCCACCGGTAAGGGGAAGAAATGA
- a CDS encoding carbohydrate ABC transporter permease — protein sequence MTAATSAATTLRAEQDRGRRNAQNKEKWAQGRTYISAAVILIWCLAPAYWMVVTAFREVGFTYDTSLLPSHVTLDNFNTAFDTSFGNRFGQALLNSVFIGGVVTLVSLVIGVFAAYALARLNFRFKYLVLGFILGASMFPGVALITPLFQLFTNIGWMGTYQALIIPNISFVLPLTVYTMTSFFREMPWELEESARVDGCTQGQAFRKVIMPLAAPAIFTTAILAFISSWNEFLIASQLSSDATQPVTVAIANFAGAQPNQVPYTAIMAAGTIVTIPLVILVLVFQRKIVAGLTAGAVK from the coding sequence ATGACCGCCGCGACATCCGCCGCCACAACTCTGCGCGCGGAGCAGGACCGAGGCCGCCGCAACGCCCAGAACAAGGAGAAGTGGGCGCAGGGCAGGACCTACATCAGCGCCGCCGTCATCCTGATTTGGTGCCTGGCACCCGCGTACTGGATGGTGGTGACGGCGTTCCGCGAGGTGGGCTTCACCTACGACACCTCGCTCCTGCCCAGCCATGTCACGCTGGACAACTTCAACACCGCATTCGACACCTCGTTCGGCAACCGGTTCGGCCAGGCGCTGCTGAACAGCGTCTTCATCGGCGGCGTGGTCACGCTGGTATCGCTGGTCATCGGTGTTTTCGCGGCATATGCGCTCGCGCGGCTGAACTTCCGGTTCAAGTACTTGGTGCTCGGTTTCATCCTGGGCGCATCCATGTTCCCGGGCGTTGCCCTGATCACCCCGCTGTTCCAGCTGTTCACCAACATCGGCTGGATGGGTACCTACCAGGCGCTGATCATCCCGAACATTTCGTTCGTCCTGCCGCTGACGGTGTACACCATGACCTCCTTCTTCCGGGAGATGCCGTGGGAACTGGAGGAGTCGGCCCGGGTGGACGGCTGCACGCAGGGACAGGCGTTCCGCAAGGTCATCATGCCCCTCGCCGCGCCGGCCATCTTCACCACGGCGATCCTGGCGTTCATCTCCTCGTGGAATGAATTCCTGATCGCCAGCCAGCTCTCCAGCGATGCGACGCAGCCGGTGACGGTGGCCATCGCCAACTTCGCCGGGGCCCAGCCGAACCAGGTGCCGTATACGGCCATCATGGCTGCCGGCACCATCGTCACCATCCCGCTGGTCATCCTGGTGCTGGTGTTCCAGCGCAAGATTGTGGCCGGCCTGACGGCGGGCGCTGTCAAGTGA